The genomic DNA CGGTTCGACCTCGAAAATCAATTCCTTCGCGAACTTCCGCACCTTGAGAGATTAAAAACTGGAGTCCCTGATCGACGACCTTGCTGTATTCTCCCGGCTCCGTATGCACATGACCGGCTCCCAGAAAAGCCATTAAAGCCATGGCGGTGGCACCAATCGGGCAATTCCGCAAGCTACCTGCTTGATGATCGGAATGCTTATCTTCAGGTCTGCGATGATCGAAGCTCCAACTGCCATCTTTCCGCTGACGATCTGCTAACCACTTCAAACCCCGTTCGACTGCTTTTTCGCTTTGCTCGGTCCCGCCAAAGAGTTTGATCATTTCACTCCGGGAAGCTGCAGAGCGTCCACCGAGATGAGACGTGATATCGAGTTCAGGAATCTTGACCAAAACCTCAACGGTCGGCGTGCCGTTGTCGGATTCGGTTCGCATCATGTTGAGTTCAGGAGCGCCTCCTGGAGTTGTTGAAATCTGCCTGGTCACAAGGTCGAACTGAGCTTCATCGACCTCAACTTTCAGCTCGGCCAGGTCAGGGATATCATCCAGCAGTTCCACTTCGTCTTCGGAATACTCGACAATCGCCGAAAGGTATTCTTCCGGGCTTGGAATCTGGAAGACGATCAATGCCATGAAAATCAGCAGGAGAGTATGCAAGACGAGACTCAAAGCAAAGCCGCTGACCAGAAACCGATCCAGAAACCCCGGCTTGGATTCCGGGATTTGGTTGTCGGAGTCGATTAAGACCTCCACTTTCACGTTTGCTTGTGGTGGCTTCATATTATTCAGCTGTTGGAATGAATTCAAAAAAATACGGACTAGAATTGCCCGTATTGATGTCTCTTGAATTATTATTAGACAGTACGTATCGGATTAGAATACGCATTCTTCATAAAATTGTCACTCCGATTTCCCAATTCTCTCAAATAACGCTTTTGAGAGCAGTGGCAGAACAGCCGTTGCATCACAGTACACTTCAGCAAAACGGCCGCCCTCGTGCGGGGGAACAAATTTCCCCCAGCTGACCCCTTCCGAGTACGTGCAACCAGACAGTCCACCCCAGTGGACAGGTTCCGGGCAGATTCTTACGCCGTACTTGAAGCGGGGAGCCTCCAGATTTGTCCCAACGCGGTTATTCGTAATGTCGACATACGGTCCCACTTGTTGCGACCAGTTTCGAGGAACTCCGCCGCCAATTGTAAAGATACCGATTTCTTCACTCGACTGAATAAATCTCGCATAA from Rubinisphaera italica includes the following:
- a CDS encoding prenyltransferase/squalene oxidase repeat-containing protein; this translates as MKPPQANVKVEVLIDSDNQIPESKPGFLDRFLVSGFALSLVLHTLLLIFMALIVFQIPSPEEYLSAIVEYSEDEVELLDDIPDLAELKVEVDEAQFDLVTRQISTTPGGAPELNMMRTESDNGTPTVEVLVKIPELDITSHLGGRSAASRSEMIKLFGGTEQSEKAVERGLKWLADRQRKDGSWSFDHRRPEDKHSDHQAGSLRNCPIGATAMALMAFLGAGHVHTEPGEYSKVVDQGLQFLISQGAEVREGIDFRGRTGADKTDVPGGSHVMYAHALAAIALCEAYGMTRDRTLRTYAQGSLEYIVRIRNREVGGWRYKPEDVGDLSVTGWMVMALKSGQTAGLRFSEIGFTTSEDLLDACQRAEGSQYGYLPGQGPKSSTSAIGLLCRMYLGWGREHPVLRQGASLISQTGPSKENIYYNYYATQIMHHLGGNVWTTWNQEMREWLVNSQVRSGPEVGSWDATDPHSNRGGRLYQTCLSVMTLEVYYRHLPLYQVRAFGEK